Genomic DNA from Thermoplasmata archaeon:
AAGGATTTACACCGAAGTGCTGAACGCAATGGGAGAAGATACTTGTTATATGGAACTGCGGCTGCAGACATGGTGGGAACTTGCTGAGGTACTTGAGCTTGCCGGCAGGTATGATGAAGCACTGGAGATTCTCAAATGTAGAATTGCAAACCTAATAACAACAGACCCTGTTGAGGCAGGCAGAAGCTACAGAAAACGATGTGAGATAAACATACAGAAAGGTGATTATGAGAAGGCAATCCAGGATGCGGAGAATGCAGAGCAAGTGTTGTCTGGAGTGTCCAATGCCAATCTTGAGTTGGCTAGAGTATGGTCTGTGAAGGGTTACGTGCTCGAAAGGAGAGGAGAGTATAGGCACGCAATTGAACTGCAGGAGCGTGCGATAGCGGTGTTTGAGAGAGTTCGTGCTGAAAAAGACATTGGCGATGCACTGCACAGAATTGGAAGCTGTTACTGGTATCTAGGCGAAAGTGAAAAAGGTCTTGAGTATCTGAATAGGGCTTTGAAACACAGGGAGGAGATAAATGATGTAAGAGGGCTTGCTGCAACATACAACAACATTGGGGCAATTTATCATAACATGGGAGATTCTGAGAAGGCATTGGAGTTTTATCTCAAGAGCCTGGCCTTAAAAGAGCGCTTAGGGGATGTTTATGGGATTGCCACCTCTTACAACAACTTAGGGGTAACTTATCACAATAAGGGTGACTATGAGAAGGCACTTGAATTTAGTTATAAGAGCTTGACTTTAAAGGAACGAATTGGCGACCTATCTGGAATTGCAACTGCATACCATAACATAGGCGGAATTTGTTTCGTGAAAGGAGAATACGAGAAGGCGATTGAGTTTTACAAGAAGGCCCTTTTATTATGGGAACGGAGTCATGATACATGGGATATAGCCCTTTCCTGCAAGAATTTTGGTGATGTCTATCTAGAAATCGGAGAATATGAAAGAGCCCTTGAATCCTATAGTAGATCGCTCCAGCTCTATTAGGCAGATTGGTTCTAAAACTGGAGAACCATGGGGGTTGATTGGAATTGCAGAAGTGCACATTCTAAGAGGAGAGCTTGAAAAAGCACTCCCAATTCTCAAAGAAATTGAAAAGATTACAAAAAATGTTGAGGAAAAATTGACAGTTGCATATGTGAACTACCTGTGGGGAAAATTTTATGCAGCAGAGGGAAATAAAGAGCGGGCTATGGAATCTCTACGCTTGTCAATAAAAATATACGAAGACATCGGAATGAGAGACAACCATTACCACAAAACCCTCTATGAATTCGGTAAGATATCTGGCATAAGAGAATTGCTTTATAGAGCTTTGGAATTTTTCGAACGGATTGGCAACCAGTTCTGGGTCAAAAGAATTAGGGAAGAAATGGACTTGATTTAGCTTCCTTCAATGTTCCTCTCTTTTATGAGTTAAATCACAATAACATTTTTCTAATTCTTGGTTATCCAAGAAACATGGAAACTCCTTTTGTTGACCGAGAACATGAACTCTCTGAGTTATGTGCTGCCCTCTCTTCTGCAAAATCTGGCAAGGGAGTAATGTATTTTATTATTGGTGAGATGGGAATTGGAAAGACCAGATTGATGGAGGAATTCTGTAAAATTGCGGAAAAAGAGGGTTTCCGTATTATGTTCTCCAGATGCATTGATACGAAAGCTGCCCCGTTTTTACCTCTCCACGATGTATTCAGGCATGTAGAGGTTGAAAAGACGAAGGAAGTTGTACCTATAGGTCTTTCGATTGTAGGTGAGATTGCTGCGGAAAACCTGTATAATGC
This window encodes:
- a CDS encoding tetratricopeptide repeat protein, whose translation is MKEKYRFEHAKIREVLYAELSGELKNIYHEIVAKVLEEEYKAGRDEILEDVVYHYSRTGLRDKVIEYGLVAGRTAKKRFANAEAIRIYTEVLNAMGEDTCYMELRLQTWWELAEVLELAGRYDEALEILKCRIANLITTDPVEAGRSYRKRCEINIQKGDYEKAIQDAENAEQVLSGVSNANLELARVWSVKGYVLERRGEYRHAIELQERAIAVFERVRAEKDIGDALHRIGSCYWYLGESEKGLEYLNRALKHREEINDVRGLAATYNNIGAIYHNMGDSEKALEFYLKSLALKERLGDVYGIATSYNNLGVTYHNKGDYEKALEFSYKSLTLKERIGDLSGIATAYHNIGGICFVKGEYEKAIEFYKKALLLWERSHDTWDIALSCKNFGDVYLEIGEYERALESYSRSLQLY